From Clostridia bacterium, the proteins below share one genomic window:
- a CDS encoding NTP transferase domain-containing protein → MKGAILAAGEGSRLRPVAGGMPKPLYPLFGLTLLERAARCLRSAGCEELVIVTGYASDQVRSRLERALGEGARWVRADGWRRGNGASLLAAAPLLRGEPFLLVMADHVMDPEVARCAAEAARARWAELGEGAALLLVDGRLEDVFDLDEATRVRRRGDRIEAIGKGLEAFDGVDAGVFVGSDGLLDALAAIDRESGGGEVTLTAAAARLAERGRLLAVPLERGWWVDVDDAPAARAAAARLLAHATASGGDGPVARHLNRPLSRLVTRALGGTRVTPDAVTAIAFVLMGLAAAAFAAGHPALGGVLVQLSSVIDGVDGELARLRLAQRPAGAFLDTVLDRYADAVLVAGLMAGALAPDAPGWGLASAAPAAVWWAGLAALAGMPLSALMKDRMRLLGQVEASRRYDPLADDPAWLRWIPANRDGRCFVVFVGGLLAVPWVALVLLAVLTHALALGRLAWGYRALQARRAP, encoded by the coding sequence ATGAAGGGCGCGATCCTCGCCGCCGGCGAAGGGAGCCGCCTTCGGCCGGTCGCCGGCGGCATGCCCAAGCCCCTGTACCCGCTCTTCGGCCTGACGTTGCTGGAGCGGGCCGCGCGATGCCTGCGGTCCGCCGGGTGCGAGGAACTCGTCATCGTCACCGGGTACGCGTCCGACCAGGTCCGGTCACGGCTTGAGCGCGCGCTCGGCGAGGGGGCGCGGTGGGTTCGCGCGGACGGGTGGCGGCGCGGCAACGGCGCGAGTCTTCTCGCGGCCGCGCCCCTCCTCCGCGGCGAACCCTTTTTGCTCGTCATGGCGGATCACGTCATGGACCCGGAGGTGGCGCGCTGCGCCGCGGAGGCGGCTCGCGCCCGGTGGGCCGAGCTCGGCGAGGGAGCCGCTCTCCTCCTCGTGGACGGGCGACTCGAGGACGTCTTCGATCTCGACGAGGCGACGCGCGTGCGGCGGCGAGGCGACCGCATCGAGGCCATCGGCAAGGGCCTGGAGGCGTTCGACGGCGTGGACGCCGGCGTGTTCGTCGGTTCGGACGGTCTCCTCGACGCGCTCGCGGCGATCGACCGGGAATCCGGGGGAGGAGAGGTCACGCTGACGGCGGCGGCCGCGCGGCTCGCGGAGCGAGGGCGCCTCCTCGCGGTGCCGCTGGAGCGCGGGTGGTGGGTGGACGTGGACGACGCGCCGGCGGCGCGGGCCGCGGCCGCCCGCCTACTGGCGCACGCCACCGCGTCCGGCGGCGACGGCCCCGTCGCCCGGCACTTGAACCGCCCGCTGTCCCGCCTCGTCACGCGCGCGCTTGGAGGCACGCGGGTGACGCCTGACGCCGTGACGGCCATCGCCTTCGTGCTGATGGGCCTCGCGGCGGCAGCCTTCGCGGCGGGACACCCCGCGCTGGGCGGCGTGCTCGTGCAGCTGTCGTCCGTCATCGACGGCGTCGACGGGGAACTCGCGCGGCTCCGGTTGGCGCAGCGCCCGGCGGGCGCCTTTCTCGACACCGTGCTCGACCGGTACGCGGACGCCGTGCTCGTCGCCGGCCTGATGGCCGGCGCGCTCGCGCCGGACGCGCCGGGCTGGGGTCTTGCGAGCGCGGCGCCGGCCGCCGTGTGGTGGGCCGGGCTGGCGGCGCTGGCCGGCATGCCGCTGTCCGCGCTGATGAAGGACCGCATGCGCCTGCTCGGGCAGGTGGAGGCGAGCCGCCGCTACGACCCGCTGGCGGACGACCCCGCCTGGCTGCGCTGGATCCCGGCGAACCGCGACGGCCGCTGCTTCGTCGTTTTCGTCGGCGGGCTGCTGGCCGTCCCGTGGGTGGCCCTGGTCCTTCTTGCGGTGCTGACCCACGCCCTGGCCCTCGGCCGGCTGGCGTGGGGGTACCGGGCGCTCCAGGCGCGGCGCGCCCCGTGA
- the pdhA gene encoding pyruvate dehydrogenase (acetyl-transferring) E1 component subunit alpha, whose amino-acid sequence MKLELLRVVDTGGRPVRDVPCGDDEARALLQQMIFLRTFDERAVALQRQGRIGTYAPYQGLEACQAAAAFALQKEDWLLPTYRDHGAAMVHGLPVEEALAYWAGRVESYRAPEGVNVFPPAVPIATQIPHAAGIGWGMRLAGSRAAVLCFFGDGATSEGDFHEGVNFAGVYRSPVVFFCQNNGYAISVPFSRQTAAASIAVRAAGYGIAGERVDGNDALAVLDAVRRALARAREGGGPTLIEAVTYRVGPHTTSDDPSRYRDPDEASRLNLGDPIERLRRYLSARGAWSDEDEGAAREAARARVAAAVQAVEAMAPPDPADIFNHVYGAEPAFFQEQRRRFLAELGRGAAASRETMEGGR is encoded by the coding sequence ATGAAGTTGGAACTCCTTCGCGTGGTGGACACCGGCGGCCGTCCGGTCCGCGACGTCCCCTGCGGGGATGACGAAGCCCGCGCGCTGCTCCAGCAGATGATCTTTTTGCGGACGTTCGACGAGCGCGCCGTCGCCCTTCAGCGCCAGGGGCGGATCGGCACGTACGCGCCTTACCAGGGCCTTGAGGCGTGCCAGGCCGCGGCTGCGTTCGCTTTGCAGAAAGAGGACTGGCTCCTCCCCACGTACCGCGACCACGGCGCCGCCATGGTCCACGGCCTGCCCGTCGAGGAGGCGCTCGCCTACTGGGCCGGACGCGTGGAGTCCTACCGCGCCCCCGAGGGCGTGAACGTGTTCCCGCCGGCCGTGCCCATCGCCACGCAGATCCCCCATGCGGCCGGCATCGGCTGGGGGATGCGCCTCGCCGGCTCCAGGGCGGCCGTGCTGTGCTTCTTCGGCGACGGCGCCACCAGCGAGGGCGACTTTCACGAGGGCGTCAACTTCGCCGGCGTGTACCGCTCGCCCGTCGTCTTTTTCTGCCAGAACAACGGGTACGCCATCAGCGTCCCCTTCTCCCGGCAGACGGCGGCCGCGTCGATCGCCGTGAGGGCGGCGGGCTATGGCATCGCCGGCGAGCGCGTCGACGGCAACGACGCCCTCGCCGTGCTCGACGCCGTGCGGCGTGCGCTGGCGCGCGCCCGCGAGGGCGGGGGCCCGACCTTGATCGAAGCCGTGACGTACCGTGTGGGACCGCACACCACGTCGGACGATCCTTCCCGGTATCGCGACCCGGATGAGGCGTCGCGGCTGAACCTCGGGGATCCGATCGAGCGGCTGCGCCGGTACCTGTCCGCCCGCGGCGCGTGGAGCGACGAGGACGAGGGGGCCGCCCGGGAGGCGGCGAGGGCGCGCGTGGCCGCGGCCGTCCAGGCCGTGGAGGCCATGGCCCCGCCGGACCCGGCCGACATCTTCAACCACGTGTACGGCGCCGAACCGGCCTTCTTCCAGGAGCAGCGCCGGCGGTTCCTCGCTGAACTGGGACGTGGCGCCGCGGCATCGCGTGAGACGATGGAGGGCGGCCGGTGA
- a CDS encoding 2-oxoacid:acceptor oxidoreductase subunit alpha: MLQEFAWKVGGQQGEGIESSGDILATVLARQGYFVHGYRVFSSRIKGGHTNYRVRVSTRPIRTPNEDLQILVAFDQESIDLNATEVVPDGVIVADSHFNPKLPDGIRARLLDIPLTQIAQDNGNQLMRNVVAIGASAYVLGLKVSAFHDLIRERWGRKGEEVVRQNIKALEDGYNYAKDHLDGIHFDVADGDGVARPMLMGNDAVALGAVAAGCRFMAAYPITPASDVMEYLVKVFPKFGGVVIQAEDEIASITSLIGAGFAGARAMTATAGPGFSLMQEAIGLAAAAEIPIVIVDVQRAGPSTGMPTKVEQSDIMAMIFGTHGDSPRIVLAPATVEDCFYDTVEAFNLADRYQCPVIIASDLMVGLSRQTVIDPLDLSKVRIDRGEIVSEEALAAVPAGSFQRYAVTESGISPRSLPGMKNGQYLATGVEHAPTGKVTENPDNRVRQMDKRARKLQGLKGNGTRYFGAENPDLLFVSFGSTFGAITETMELLEKDGVKAGFLLVKRLWPLPVDEIAPRLDAAKKVLVVEQNATGQLRQLIQMKIGYHHKMESALKYNGLPFLPRELYVRSTEVMG, from the coding sequence GTGCTGCAAGAATTTGCCTGGAAGGTCGGCGGACAACAGGGCGAAGGCATCGAGAGCTCCGGTGACATCCTCGCCACCGTGCTCGCGCGTCAGGGGTACTTCGTCCACGGCTACCGCGTGTTCTCCAGCCGCATCAAGGGCGGCCACACGAACTATCGTGTGCGCGTCAGCACGCGGCCAATTCGCACGCCGAACGAGGACCTGCAGATCCTCGTCGCGTTCGACCAGGAATCGATCGACCTCAACGCCACGGAAGTCGTTCCGGACGGCGTGATCGTCGCGGACAGCCACTTCAATCCCAAGCTGCCGGACGGCATCCGCGCGCGCCTTCTGGACATCCCGCTCACGCAGATCGCCCAGGACAACGGCAACCAGCTCATGCGGAACGTCGTGGCCATCGGGGCCAGCGCGTACGTGCTCGGCCTGAAGGTTTCGGCCTTCCACGACCTGATCCGCGAGCGCTGGGGCCGCAAGGGTGAGGAGGTCGTCCGGCAGAACATCAAGGCTCTGGAGGACGGCTACAACTACGCCAAGGACCATCTTGACGGCATCCACTTCGACGTCGCGGACGGCGACGGCGTGGCCCGGCCGATGCTCATGGGCAACGACGCCGTCGCGTTGGGCGCCGTCGCGGCCGGCTGCCGTTTCATGGCGGCCTACCCGATCACGCCGGCGTCCGACGTCATGGAGTACCTCGTCAAGGTCTTCCCGAAGTTCGGCGGCGTCGTCATCCAGGCGGAGGACGAGATCGCGTCCATCACGTCGCTGATCGGCGCCGGCTTCGCGGGCGCCCGGGCGATGACCGCCACCGCCGGCCCGGGATTCTCGCTGATGCAGGAGGCCATCGGCCTCGCCGCCGCGGCGGAGATTCCGATCGTGATCGTCGACGTCCAACGCGCCGGCCCCTCGACCGGCATGCCCACCAAGGTGGAGCAGAGCGACATCATGGCCATGATCTTCGGCACCCACGGCGACTCGCCGCGCATCGTGCTGGCGCCGGCCACCGTGGAGGACTGCTTCTACGACACGGTCGAGGCGTTCAACCTCGCGGACCGGTACCAGTGCCCGGTGATCATCGCATCCGACCTCATGGTCGGCCTGTCAAGGCAGACGGTGATCGACCCGCTGGACCTCTCGAAGGTGCGGATCGACCGCGGCGAGATCGTGAGCGAGGAAGCGCTCGCCGCCGTGCCGGCCGGCTCGTTCCAGCGCTACGCCGTCACGGAAAGCGGCATCTCGCCCCGCTCCCTGCCGGGCATGAAGAACGGCCAGTACCTGGCCACCGGCGTGGAGCACGCGCCGACGGGGAAGGTCACGGAAAATCCGGACAACCGCGTGCGGCAGATGGATAAGCGCGCGCGCAAGCTCCAGGGGCTGAAGGGCAACGGGACGCGGTACTTCGGCGCCGAGAATCCCGACCTGCTGTTCGTTTCCTTCGGCAGCACCTTCGGCGCGATCACGGAAACCATGGAGCTTTTGGAGAAGGACGGCGTCAAGGCCGGCTTCCTGCTCGTCAAGCGGCTGTGGCCGCTGCCGGTCGACGAGATCGCGCCGCGGCTGGACGCGGCGAAGAAGGTGCTCGTCGTGGAGCAGAACGCCACCGGCCAGCTGCGCCAGCTGATCCAGATGAAGATCGGCTACCACCACAAGATGGAGTCGGCGTTGAAGTACAACGGCTTGCCGTTCCTACCCCGCGAACTGTACGTTCGCTCGACCGAGGTGATGGGCTGA
- a CDS encoding inositol-3-phosphate synthase, with the protein MPGKVRVALAGVGNCASSLVQGVHYYSDPKRADELSGLMHASIGGYRPQDIEFVAAFDIDARKVGRPLHEALMARPNCTPVFQELPEIPVTVQMGPVLDGFSDHMRDYPEDRTFKVADASPVDVARVLKETRADVLVNYLPVGSEQATRAYAEAALEAGVAFVNAIPVFIASSPQWGERFRRKGLPVIGDDIKSQVGATIVHRVLTRLFEERGVRLERTYQLNFGGNTDFLNMLNHSRLKSKKKSKTQSVQSQLETPLADERIHIGPSDYVPWLEDNKVCMIRMEGRGFGDQPIELELRLSVMDSPNSAGVMIDAVRCAKLALDRGLAGPIKPVSAYLMKSPPVQYPDYEARRLMEAFIRGEATDDAPAEDLVAHASAD; encoded by the coding sequence ATGCCAGGCAAGGTTCGTGTGGCCCTGGCCGGTGTCGGCAACTGTGCCAGTTCGCTTGTGCAAGGCGTCCACTACTACTCGGATCCAAAGCGCGCGGACGAACTGTCCGGGCTGATGCACGCGTCGATCGGCGGCTACCGGCCGCAGGACATCGAATTTGTCGCGGCCTTCGACATCGACGCGCGCAAGGTCGGCCGTCCGCTGCACGAGGCGCTGATGGCGCGGCCGAACTGCACGCCCGTGTTCCAGGAGCTTCCTGAGATCCCCGTCACCGTTCAGATGGGGCCCGTGCTCGACGGCTTCAGCGACCACATGCGCGACTACCCGGAGGACCGCACCTTCAAGGTGGCGGACGCCTCTCCCGTGGACGTCGCCCGCGTGCTGAAGGAGACGCGCGCCGACGTGCTGGTGAACTACCTGCCCGTCGGCTCGGAGCAGGCGACGCGCGCCTATGCCGAAGCGGCTCTGGAGGCGGGCGTGGCGTTCGTGAACGCCATCCCGGTGTTCATCGCGTCGTCGCCGCAGTGGGGCGAGCGCTTCCGCCGGAAGGGCCTGCCGGTGATCGGCGACGACATCAAGAGCCAGGTCGGCGCCACGATCGTGCACCGCGTGCTGACGCGGCTTTTCGAGGAGCGCGGCGTCCGCCTCGAGCGCACGTACCAGCTCAACTTCGGCGGCAACACCGACTTCCTCAACATGCTCAACCACTCGCGGCTGAAGAGCAAGAAGAAGTCCAAGACGCAGTCGGTACAGTCCCAGCTCGAAACGCCGTTGGCGGACGAGCGCATCCACATCGGGCCCAGCGACTACGTCCCGTGGCTCGAGGACAACAAGGTGTGCATGATCCGCATGGAGGGCCGCGGTTTCGGCGACCAGCCCATCGAGCTGGAGCTGCGGCTGTCCGTCATGGACTCGCCGAACAGCGCGGGCGTCATGATCGACGCCGTGCGTTGCGCGAAGCTCGCCCTGGACCGCGGGCTCGCCGGCCCGATCAAGCCCGTCTCGGCGTACCTCATGAAGTCGCCGCCCGTCCAGTACCCGGACTATGAGGCGCGCCGGCTCATGGAGGCGTTCATCCGCGGCGAGGCGACGGACGACGCGCCGGCCGAGGACCTCGTCGCTCACGCGAGCGCCGACTGA
- a CDS encoding transketolase, which produces MTTTHATVDLDRLRDRARELRRTLLQMIAEAGSGHPGGSLSAADIVAALYFHELRHDPRRPDWPDRDRFILSKGHAVPVLYAALAECGYFDRNLLHTLRRLGSPLQGHPSVRDLPAVEASTGSLGQGLSIGVGEALAGRLDRRDYRVFVMLGDGECDEGQVWEAAMSAAHYGLSNLVAIVDANGFQLDGATGEIMDLGRLEEKWAAFGWDAVTIDGHDMAQVVQALAVPRPDWSGASAPGRPASARRPRAIIARTVKGKGVSFMENNNEFHGRAPTAEELARALAELDEGGAAR; this is translated from the coding sequence GTGACGACGACTCACGCCACGGTCGACCTCGACCGTTTGCGCGACCGCGCGCGCGAGCTGCGCCGGACGCTCCTGCAGATGATCGCCGAAGCCGGCTCGGGCCACCCGGGCGGGTCTCTCTCGGCGGCCGACATCGTTGCGGCCCTGTACTTTCACGAGCTTCGTCACGATCCTCGGCGTCCCGATTGGCCCGACCGGGACCGCTTCATCCTCAGCAAGGGCCACGCCGTGCCGGTGCTGTACGCGGCGCTGGCGGAATGCGGCTACTTCGACCGGAACCTCCTGCACACGCTGCGCCGGCTTGGGAGCCCCCTGCAGGGCCACCCCTCCGTGCGCGACCTGCCCGCGGTGGAGGCCTCGACCGGCTCGCTCGGCCAGGGACTGTCCATCGGCGTCGGCGAGGCGCTCGCCGGCCGGCTGGACCGGCGGGACTACCGCGTCTTCGTCATGCTGGGCGACGGCGAGTGCGACGAGGGCCAGGTCTGGGAGGCGGCGATGAGCGCCGCGCACTACGGGCTGTCCAACCTCGTCGCCATCGTCGATGCGAACGGCTTCCAGCTTGACGGGGCGACGGGCGAGATCATGGACCTCGGGCGGCTTGAGGAGAAGTGGGCCGCGTTCGGCTGGGACGCGGTCACCATCGACGGCCACGACATGGCGCAAGTCGTGCAGGCGCTCGCGGTGCCGCGCCCCGACTGGTCCGGCGCGTCCGCGCCCGGGCGGCCGGCCTCCGCGCGCCGGCCGCGCGCGATCATCGCCCGCACCGTCAAGGGCAAGGGCGTGTCCTTCATGGAGAACAACAACGAATTCCACGGCCGCGCGCCGACGGCCGAGGAACTGGCACGGGCACTGGCCGAGCTCGATGAGGGAGGTGCCGCTCGATGA
- a CDS encoding transketolase family protein — protein sequence MTRPLGLATREAYGLALAELGRERPEIVVLDGDLSKSTMTKYFAKEFPDRFFNMGIAEANMVGVAAGLARCGKIPFVSSFAAFLMCKGFDQMRVSVAYSELNVKFVGSHGGISIGEDGVSQQSVEDVALARALPGFAVFVPADEHATRAVVRAAADHPGPCYVRVGRPKAPVVYPDGCEFRVGRAIRLRDGGDMTIVANGLMVAAALDAAEALAREGVEARVLDMASVKPLDEDALEAAARETGAIVVAEEHLLAGGLGSAVAMSVASRHPVPMGFVGLDDTYAESGKPEELLAKYGLTAERIAEEARRVLARARR from the coding sequence ATGACGCGTCCGCTGGGACTCGCCACGCGTGAAGCGTACGGCCTCGCCCTGGCGGAGCTGGGACGCGAGCGCCCGGAGATCGTCGTCCTCGACGGCGACCTCTCCAAGTCGACGATGACCAAGTACTTCGCCAAGGAGTTCCCCGACCGCTTCTTCAACATGGGCATCGCGGAGGCGAACATGGTCGGCGTGGCGGCGGGCCTCGCCCGTTGCGGCAAGATCCCGTTCGTCTCCAGCTTCGCGGCCTTCCTCATGTGCAAGGGCTTCGACCAGATGCGCGTCTCCGTGGCGTACTCGGAGCTGAACGTGAAGTTCGTCGGCAGCCACGGCGGCATCAGCATCGGGGAGGACGGCGTGTCGCAGCAGAGCGTCGAGGACGTGGCGCTGGCGCGGGCGCTGCCCGGCTTCGCCGTCTTCGTGCCGGCCGACGAGCACGCCACCCGCGCCGTGGTGCGCGCGGCCGCGGACCATCCGGGGCCGTGCTACGTGCGCGTGGGGCGGCCCAAGGCGCCCGTCGTCTACCCGGACGGGTGCGAGTTCCGCGTGGGCCGCGCCATCCGGCTGCGTGACGGCGGCGACATGACGATCGTCGCCAACGGGTTGATGGTGGCGGCCGCGCTGGACGCGGCCGAGGCCCTCGCCCGCGAGGGCGTCGAGGCGCGCGTCCTGGACATGGCATCCGTGAAGCCCCTCGACGAGGACGCCCTTGAGGCGGCGGCGCGGGAGACGGGCGCCATCGTCGTGGCGGAGGAGCACCTGCTCGCAGGAGGGTTGGGCAGCGCCGTCGCGATGAGCGTTGCGAGCCGCCACCCGGTGCCGATGGGCTTCGTCGGCCTGGACGACACGTACGCCGAGTCCGGCAAACCGGAGGAGCTGCTGGCCAAGTACGGGCTCACCGCGGAACGCATCGCGGAGGAGGCGCGGCGCGTGCTCGCCCGCGCGCGTCGCTGA
- a CDS encoding 2-oxoacid:ferredoxin oxidoreductase subunit beta: protein MALTLADYRTNEKSWWCPGCGDFGVLAALQKALLDLQRRPEEVAIVAGIGCSGKIGNYINCYNIHTTHGRTLPVATGLKLANRSLTVIAAGGDGDGYAIGMGHFMHALRRNVDITYVVMDNHIYGLTKGQVSPTSDPGFKTKSTPSGNIEHPVRPLELAIASGCGFVAQGFSGWQPQLIELIKQAIEHKGFSLVNVISPCVTYNRVNTYDFYRANLKKVDDIEGYDPTDRTKALQAVIEHEALLTGVIYRQEGPSFEDAIPGFREEPIVKQDWTISEKDFEALLAEFK, encoded by the coding sequence ATGGCGCTGACGCTGGCGGATTACCGCACCAACGAAAAGTCGTGGTGGTGCCCGGGCTGCGGCGACTTCGGCGTGCTCGCGGCGCTGCAGAAGGCGCTCCTGGACCTTCAGCGGCGTCCCGAGGAGGTCGCGATCGTCGCGGGCATCGGCTGCTCCGGCAAGATCGGCAACTACATCAACTGCTACAACATCCACACGACCCACGGCCGCACGCTGCCGGTGGCCACGGGGCTCAAGCTCGCCAACCGCTCGCTCACGGTGATCGCCGCAGGCGGCGACGGCGACGGCTATGCGATCGGCATGGGCCACTTCATGCACGCCCTGCGCCGCAACGTCGACATCACGTACGTGGTCATGGACAACCACATCTACGGGCTGACGAAGGGCCAGGTGTCGCCGACGAGCGACCCGGGCTTCAAGACCAAGAGCACGCCCAGCGGCAACATCGAGCACCCCGTGCGCCCGCTGGAGCTGGCCATCGCGTCGGGGTGCGGCTTCGTCGCCCAGGGCTTCTCGGGGTGGCAGCCGCAGCTGATCGAGCTGATCAAGCAGGCGATCGAGCACAAGGGCTTCTCCCTTGTGAACGTGATCAGCCCGTGCGTCACCTACAACAGGGTGAACACGTACGACTTCTACCGGGCGAACCTCAAGAAGGTCGACGACATCGAGGGCTACGACCCGACCGACCGGACGAAGGCGCTCCAGGCCGTGATCGAGCACGAGGCGCTCCTCACCGGCGTCATCTACCGCCAGGAGGGGCCGTCCTTCGAGGACGCGATTCCCGGCTTCCGCGAGGAGCCGATCGTGAAGCAGGACTGGACGATCAGCGAGAAGGACTTCGAGGCGCTGCTCGCCGAGTTCAAGTGA
- a CDS encoding MFS transporter, producing MLDPTPAGPPRASEADGLRHHADFNRLWFAQSVSVIGSQVTGLALPLTAVLVLHATPWQMGVLSAAGSVPWLLLALVVGVWVDRLRRRPVLIAADIGRAVLVASVPVAAATGHLSMAHLYLVAFGAGVLTVFFDLAHQAYLPMLVERRHVVEGNAKLQMSNALSLLVGPGLAGVLVQALTAPIALLVDALSFLVSALALGLIRRPEPAAPPAQRGLGADVVEGLRFVFGQPVLRALVGYAATSNFVSNMVMTILVLYVTRVLGLSALEMGAAISFGALGGIAGAMQVRRLAGRLGVGRALIAVSLLDTLGTWAAVLADGPHWLRLAVFAAAAFGVLFSTAASNTLTVSLRQTLTPDSFLGRMTATVRFVIWGVNPLAALVGGALGEWLGLRHTMALSAVLSLAVLPWIYFSPLRGMAESPAPPAGQVPAST from the coding sequence GTGCTCGATCCCACGCCCGCCGGTCCGCCACGCGCGTCCGAAGCTGACGGCCTCCGCCATCATGCCGATTTCAACCGGCTCTGGTTCGCCCAGTCGGTCTCCGTGATCGGCTCGCAGGTCACCGGACTGGCCCTGCCGCTCACCGCCGTCCTTGTCCTTCACGCCACCCCCTGGCAAATGGGCGTGCTCTCCGCGGCCGGCAGCGTGCCGTGGCTGCTGTTGGCGCTCGTCGTCGGCGTGTGGGTGGACCGCCTGCGCCGCCGGCCGGTGCTGATCGCCGCCGACATCGGCCGCGCCGTCCTCGTCGCGTCCGTGCCCGTGGCGGCCGCGACGGGCCACCTCAGCATGGCGCACCTGTACCTGGTCGCGTTCGGGGCAGGCGTCCTCACCGTCTTCTTTGACCTGGCGCACCAGGCGTACCTGCCCATGCTCGTCGAGCGGCGGCACGTCGTGGAAGGCAACGCCAAGCTGCAGATGTCCAACGCCCTGTCGCTGCTCGTGGGCCCGGGCCTCGCGGGCGTGCTCGTCCAGGCGTTGACAGCGCCCATCGCCCTGCTCGTCGACGCCCTTTCCTTCCTCGTTTCGGCGCTCGCGCTCGGCCTCATCCGGCGGCCGGAGCCGGCCGCTCCGCCCGCGCAGCGCGGCCTCGGGGCGGACGTCGTCGAGGGGCTGCGTTTCGTCTTCGGTCAGCCGGTCCTCAGGGCGCTCGTCGGCTATGCCGCGACCAGCAACTTCGTCTCGAACATGGTGATGACCATCCTGGTCCTCTACGTCACGCGCGTCCTGGGTCTGTCGGCGCTCGAGATGGGCGCGGCCATCTCCTTCGGAGCCCTGGGCGGGATCGCCGGCGCGATGCAGGTCCGGCGCCTGGCCGGGCGCCTCGGCGTGGGACGCGCCCTGATCGCCGTCTCCCTGCTCGACACCCTGGGCACCTGGGCGGCCGTGCTGGCGGACGGGCCTCACTGGCTGCGCCTCGCGGTGTTCGCCGCGGCGGCGTTCGGCGTCCTCTTCTCCACCGCGGCGTCGAACACGCTGACCGTCAGCCTGCGCCAGACGCTCACCCCGGACTCCTTTCTGGGACGGATGACGGCGACGGTGAGGTTCGTGATCTGGGGCGTCAATCCGCTCGCCGCGCTGGTCGGCGGCGCGCTCGGCGAGTGGCTTGGGCTGCGCCACACGATGGCGCTGTCCGCCGTGCTTTCGCTGGCTGTGTTGCCGTGGATCTACTTCTCCCCGCTTCGCGGCATGGCCGAGAGTCCGGCCCCGCCCGCCGGACAGGTTCCGGCGTCGACGTAG
- a CDS encoding alpha-ketoacid dehydrogenase subunit beta, whose product MSGTRSAAASRELTLLQAITEAMAIALERDPKVLVLGEDVGRNGGVFRATDGLQARFGEERVVDTPLAESGIVGAAIGLATYGFRPIAEIQFMGFLYPALDQLISHASRLRARSRGRYAAPVVVRMPYGGGVRAPELHSESAEAHVAHTPGLKLVVPSTPADAKGLLLAAVEEPDPVIVMEPMRLYRSVRGHVPEGHYTTPIGQARVVREGDDAVVFCWGAMVPPALQAARLAQERDGRSVAVVDLRSLAPLDRAAIGEWARRTGRVVVAHEAPLTAGLGAEVVAVVNEEAFWYLEAPPARVTGPDAPFPYFSLEDWYLPDAERIYRAIADVVRAV is encoded by the coding sequence ATGTCCGGAACACGGAGCGCGGCGGCGAGCCGCGAGCTCACTCTCCTGCAGGCGATCACGGAAGCCATGGCGATCGCGCTGGAGCGCGACCCAAAGGTCCTCGTGCTCGGCGAGGACGTCGGCCGGAACGGCGGCGTGTTCCGCGCCACGGACGGCCTGCAGGCCCGATTCGGCGAGGAGCGCGTCGTGGACACCCCGCTGGCCGAGTCGGGCATCGTGGGCGCGGCCATCGGGCTGGCCACGTACGGGTTCCGGCCGATCGCCGAGATCCAGTTTATGGGATTCCTCTACCCGGCCCTCGACCAGCTCATCTCGCACGCGTCGCGACTGCGCGCCCGCTCCCGTGGGCGCTACGCGGCGCCCGTCGTGGTGCGCATGCCGTACGGCGGCGGCGTGCGCGCGCCGGAGCTGCACTCGGAGAGCGCGGAGGCGCACGTCGCGCACACGCCGGGGCTGAAGCTGGTCGTGCCGAGCACGCCGGCGGACGCCAAGGGTCTCCTCCTCGCGGCGGTCGAGGAGCCCGACCCGGTCATCGTGATGGAGCCGATGCGGCTCTACCGCTCCGTGCGCGGCCACGTGCCGGAAGGGCACTACACGACGCCCATCGGACAGGCGCGCGTCGTGCGGGAGGGCGACGATGCTGTGGTGTTCTGCTGGGGCGCGATGGTGCCGCCTGCGCTGCAGGCGGCGCGCCTCGCGCAAGAGCGGGATGGCCGGTCGGTGGCCGTCGTCGACCTGCGCTCGCTGGCGCCCCTGGACCGCGCTGCCATCGGCGAGTGGGCCCGGCGCACCGGCCGCGTGGTCGTCGCGCACGAGGCTCCGCTCACGGCAGGGCTCGGTGCGGAAGTCGTGGCCGTCGTCAACGAGGAGGCGTTCTGGTACCTTGAGGCGCCGCCCGCGCGCGTCACCGGGCCCGACGCGCCCTTTCCGTACTTCTCCCTGGAAGACTGGTACCTGCCGGACGCGGAGCGGATCTACCGCGCCATCGCGGACGTGGTGCGCGCCGTCTAG